The Musa acuminata AAA Group cultivar baxijiao chromosome BXJ2-5, Cavendish_Baxijiao_AAA, whole genome shotgun sequence genomic interval tatatatatatatatatatatatatatatatatatatatatatatatatatatatatatatatatatatatatatatgtaattatttTTTCAATCAAGAAGGATGAATCATCTCTATTGTGAGATCTGCGTTTAATCTAAACAATCTAGATAACCTTTTAAATCTATTCAATTTAGAGATACCCAAAAATTTGAATTAATCTATAGTGATGTTTGTGACTCTAATTGAGCACCAACTAGAagtgaaaattattattttatgacttttattgatgAGTTCTTTAAATTTTACTACACTAATCTTTTAAAGATAAAAGATATAATTTTTACCAAATTTAAGATATATATGACTGAAGTTAAAAACCAActtgatagaaaaaataaaatcctaaaatcTAATAGAGGGGGCGAGtacatttataataaatttattaaattttgtGAAGATCATAGCATAATTCATAAAGTCCCCTTTTTACTTTAATATAATAGTGgttctaaaagaaaaaatagaacccttttaaatattattaatattttgatttttagtTCATAAGTACCTTAAAATTTGTGGGGGGAGGCTCTTTTATCTATCTGTTATATACTTAGCATCATACCATAAAAGGATAAAAAGGCTTATGAACTTTTGAAGGATTATAAACCAAGGTTAAGTTAGTTTTGAATATGAGGGTGTTTATCTAAAATTAGTATCCTAGAATCCAAGGAAAAAAAGATAGGTTCTAAAACTATGAGCGTTGTCTTTGTAGGGTACTCTTTTAGCAACACTTATAGGACTCTTATAATAAATTCTAAAATATCTTAAATCTCAAATGATACTTTAATTGAATACAGAGATACATTCttctttgaaattatttttcatttcacctaatattttttttctaaaaaaaagagTTACAAGAGAAATAGAATCAATAATTAGTAATCACACTTGGATTCTAACTTATCTTCTAAAACTAAACTCCTAGGTTATAAGTGGATTTTTAAGAAGAAGATTAGGACTGATGgtacaattaaaaaaatataaggcTAAGCTTGTTGCTCATGATTTTTTATAAATAGTTAGTATTGATCATTTCACACTTTTACGCTTGTATTACTACCATCCGAGTCCTACTTTTCATTGTTTTCATTCATAAACTAGACTATTTTTTCATATAAAGAGTTAGAAGAAAAAATGTACAAAAACCAATCCGAAAGATTTGTCATGCTTGGAGAAGAAGGAAAAGTGTGTATGCTGTTTTGATCCTCGTATGAAGAACTTAAGTAGTGGCACGTAAAAATTGTTTATATAATCTTATCTTTTGGATTTCAAATCAATGAATATGATAATTATCTATATTGTAAGAGGATAGATAATAAATTTACCTTTCTTTGTCTTTAAGTTGATAATATTTTAAATCTTGCTTCAGATTTAGATATGATACTAGAGattaaatcatttttatctaTCACTTTGATATGAAAGATTTTGGTGAAGCTGATATTATCTTAAGAATGAAAATCTAGAAATATTCAAATTCTATATTATTATCTCAATCTCAttatactaaaaaatatatataaatttaggTATTTTGATTATTCATTTGTCTACTTTTCTTATAATCCAAATGTTCAACTTGTTAAATATACTAATAATCCTATAAAAGATACTCTCAAATCATTAGATCTTTTCTCTATCTATCAAATAAGATTAGACCtgatattttttataatgtaTCTTAGAATGAGTTTTTAAATGCCTTAAGGGTACTTGGGTTATTAAAGGATACAGTGATGTTAACCGCATTTCTAATTTTTTAGATATTAAATATGTATTTCTTCTGTGTGCAAGTGCTATTTGGCAATCAACTAAACAAACTAATATCACCAGAACTACTAGGCAAGCTAAGCTAATTTCTACTCTTCCTATGATCTCAAACCATACTTATATTTATTGTGATCGTAAAGTAGCAATAGATTTTCGTAAAAAGAAACTTATATAAGTACTAAAATGAGTAGACACAATGATTAGACAAAATTTTGTTAGATGactagatttttattttattatttttatattaaaattgataataatctaGTTGATTGCCTCACTAAAGATTTAAATAGGATTAAGGTCTTAAACTCATCAAGGGGGATGAGTCTTTATCTAAAATGAGTCTATAGAAAATTCTTTAAAGGAGGTTTAATGTGATAATAACAAGTTGATTGGTTAGTTAAGAATCACAATGATTAGTACTTTAATACATAGAGATATGAAGTTTATCATCGATCCTATCCCTATGGTGATTAGTGCACCGATGTAGAGGTATAAGAAGAGTAGTTTTTGTGAGATGTGACTCTATACACATCGGGACTCTCCTACGAGAGAATTAATAAACGACCATGGCTCCGGATCTAGACAGTCCttagaataataattaaaatacttATATAGTACATGcactaataatattttatttttttaataattttattttattttttatttatttattcaaattatttatttgaagagaatttgagtttttttttgaAGGAATTGTTAAAACGTTAAAGAGAAAAAACTTAAAAGGACTTTAATTTCGTtacttttattataaaaaatggaAACTTAATTTTAATGTTGAAGGACTTTTAATTTTTGAATGGTTGGGTTGGGGGACGTCTCCCTCCCCTCAAAAAGTTGGTTAAAATATTGCGAATTTGATGCTCGACCGTCTGATTTTACTTACTGTTACCACCGGTGTTTTGGTGTGGCGATGATGGGTGGGTGTGTTGTTGGCGGGGGCTGAAGAACGAACCACTGCTTGCTTGCAGTGCACTACGCTTTTGAGCACGGCAGTCACACTCACTTGCCCCCAACCCCGTCGTGGTAGATCTGATCGACACACATACTGCAACCTCGAGGAGAATATTATGAGAAGCTTCAGTGTGATAAACTCATCTAAACGGAGGAGAATAAGACGGGCGTGAATTGATTTTTCTCTACCGGTCCACTTTGGAATCTTAGGTTGGAATAGCAGCAGCTTCGTAGACCGTTAGATACACAAGTGTAGTCTTAATGGTCAAGCAaccgaagagaaagagagagagagagagagagagagagagagagaggacagtaGCAGCCCACCAAAAGAATGGAGAAGGAAGCAGGTTTGGtggcaccaaagaagaagaaggtttcGATGATCCCCGCGAAGATGGTGCCGCCGCTGCCATCGGCAACGCCGGAAGCAAGAAAGCCGGCCGTCGTCAGGAGCGTGACGCGAGACGAGATCGATAAGTACTGGATGACGAGACGAATGATCGAAGAGGATCACCTCCTCGCGGCCGAGAAGGCGGCTGCAAGGATCAGAGCCAAGGCTCTCAAGGCAGGTTTTCTCGCGCTGCTTCTTTCTGATGTTATAGAAGCCGTAGGAGTAGTACGAGGAAATGCGAACACGGACGGCCTCGTCTGTTTTATTCGCTCCCTTGCGTTTCCTTGAATTGTTTCTACGTGCGTGCCATAAGTTTCGCAGGAGGAGGACTACCGGCGATTCGAGGAATCGCTGAAGGAGATGTCGAACAGTGCTGAAGAGGACGAGGATGGCAAGGAAGGAGACGACGAGGAGCTGCAGATAGGCATCAAGGACTGGTAGGCTTTTTGACATTTCCCTCGTTACCGTATTTCTTAGTGACTGGCTTTAAAGATTCCCGAAACCTGCGATCGATGGCTGTTGCCAAAAGCAGCAGCATCAATAGAAACAAACCTAGCATCCGAAGAACGGGTGAGCTCGCCTCAATGAATCTAAAAGGCTTCACCCGAACGTCATGGATGGTTCATGGTGTTGCTGATTACAATCACAGCGCTTCTGTCGATATTTTTCTTGCTTGGTTTTACCATGTCTATCCATCCATGTTCACTTGGGAAAGAGGAGACAAGTAATGCTAATTAATAgacactactactactactactactacacacACTCAGCATGAGAAGCTTAGCAGTAAGTGTCAGATGTCATTGTTTTAGGGGGTTTCCAAGAGATTAAAGCGAttgttctctttctctctctctggctGCAGGTGGACCAAAAGCAAGTTCGCGTATCTGAACCAGCCGGCCATCAAATCCATGGGGGAGAACGCAACACCAAAGCGTCCGACTTCCACGTACATTCCGCAACACATCTGCTTCCTCGACGTCTCTGCTGCTGCCCAACTCTacaattcatcatcatcatcatcatttgggGGTTTTCTAAATCAGCAATGTCGGATGTCTACGAGATAGTCAGGTCTGCTACTATATGATTCTCTTAGGACATCGTCAATTTGTCTCGTATTCTCTAATAAACATACGGCTGTGTTGTGTATAACGAACGTCAACATAAAACTTTTGCTGGtgaggttattattattattattattattattattagacttGCAAGATGATGAAGATTAATATTCATGCTGGAGAAGACCATTATCTATCTAAAAGAGCATCACGTTATCCAATAGTTGCGTTCCCTATACCATCTCCCAGGCATGAAGAGGTCGACAGTCCAAGAACATAAATAAAGAGCACAATTTTGATAGGCTTCAGACTAATAATCTAGTCAACAACAACATGTATGATGTTTGCCACTCGTGCCATTTCAGAGAAACCTTCCTAGTCTGTTTTTTGACACATCTTTTCAAGAATATTTTCTTACGCTGAGGATGGGACCCAAAGAGCACCAGATAAAAGTCATTCCAATACTTGAAAAACTGTTCTACATCTGTATCATTCATTGATTGTGGCAGCACTGTTCGTGGCTCTTAAAACTGTTCTATGTCTGTATCATTCATTGGTTGAGGTAGCATTGTTGTGGCCACTACTACTCCATTGCCCATTAGAGAACCAACCAATCTTGTGTATGTATTGTGGTAGCATGACTGTGTGACTATCCTAGTGACACACACAAAGATAGTAGTAGCAGACAGCTTACCATACAGGTCTGTAGGGGACCCAGATTCCAGTAGATGTCCCCCCCCTATGGTTTGGCTGAGACAATAGTAGCACCTATACATGATGGATGTCATCAGACACAGAATTAACAATTCAAGGCTGAGCAAAATAGTAGCGAAATATAGGACCAATTAGCACACCAACAAGAAATGGGACTTCAGATTTCATTGTACACACACAATTTTTAAAGCAGGCTGAAAAATAATGATATGTTGATTCGTAAGCAAGGACGAAGACTGGCTCACCCTCTTCTCGCTATTCTAAATCTTGGACTCCCTTTAATGAATAGTAGAATCTATTGTCTAAAACAATATCATTCATTTCCTTGATAATGATATCTAATCTTTCCACTAAATGTTTCCACCTAGAAATATTaatcatttttattaataatttaatactgTTCTTACAAATGCCTTTAATTAGAGAAAATTATTGGCTTCGCCTAAGCATAACATCAAGAACTTAACATTGCTCTTCTCCACCATAAGGCAACCTAGTAGTACTACATGCTTAACAAGATCAAGGCAATTTACCAAAATTTCAGCAGTGAATTAACCCAACATCCATCAgtttggcaaaaaaaaaagaagagagagagagagagagagagagagagagagagagagagagaatagtttgataaaaaaaatgaaggTCAAGATAAAAATCTACACAAGGGGTTGTTATTTGCACAAGAAATGTTTCCAACTTCCATGGGTGAAAATGTACTAAAATGTGCAATTTCCACATATATTCCACAAACACTGCTCATGCTATTTTTTCTTCTGCTGTACACTCACTCTACAACACCAAACTCTTGGGGTTTTCTAATATTACCAACACTGAGGTGCTACTATATGATTCTCTTAAAACAAAATATATAATATGCAAATTTATGCTGTGCTAAATTGTGTTTAACCTTAAAAACAAATTATTATTTGATGAGGTTGCTAGCGATAAGAGTGTAAACTACAAGAAAGGAGACAAACAACTCGAAATAAGGCACAAATCATGTGATTAGGCCCCAGGATGTAAGGTTGGTGTCCCAAGCTGTAAGGTTGATAGCAGAACCCTTTTCCTAGAGGTGTTCGATAGAGTTGCATCCCATTTTCCATCAAAGCTGAAGGGAAAAATATTAAGTTCAATAACTAAGCAAATATTCTTAAGGAAAGCTCATCAATGTAGGCGACCATGAGATGCATGTTTAACCTTAACTTAAACCATCCATTTGAACATGATGAGAAAATTTATAAGCATCAAGGAATTGGTGAGATATGGTATCATGCGATTTGTCATTTCATTTCTGATATTACAAAGTGTGTATAGAGAAGAACTTAAACTTAGAATATACTTACCTCGGATAAATGAGCAACAAATGTGAAAGATAAGAGGACAAGTGATATTAAATTGATGTCATCCTTCTAGAATCATATGATCTATACATTAAAATAATGAGCCCTTTTGTTCGAGTTCTTCGGCTTGCAGATAATGACAAAAAGCCAATAATGGTATCAAGCTACTGATAGAGCTTAGAAAATAATTCCAATATCTTTTGGTGGAAATAAAAAGAAGTATAAGGATATCTTTCGTGATCATAGATAAAAGATGTGAATGTCAACTTCATAATCCACTACATATAGAACATACAACATGACAATATTTAAATCCATTTGTCTTTTAAAAAATTCCTACATTGAGTTTGGTGTAGAAATTGTATTTGGGTTATATCAATACATTGCAAGATTGATTCCTAGTATTAAAGCTCAAATTTGTCTTCAAATACGAATGGTGGGGGTCTTTATGAAATTCTTATGATATCAAGGGCTACTATGTCCCAGGTATTTATAACTTCATAAAATTAACATCATGTAAATTTTTTAGTATGTTATTGTTAATATTTAAGTTTAAATTTGCATTGAATTTTGAGTAGTGGAGCCTATTTGACAAATTCACCCAGAACTGGAGAAATTAGCTATTAAAATTCTAAGGTTGACTTATAGTGCTATAGGTTGGGAGCCAAATTAGTGAGTTTCTAGGAATGCAAGTATAtaagaatattttaatttcagctaatctattcttttttagatattgatgtatgtaaatatattttaatttatataacatgatggattcacataaaaaaaagaaatcaattAGAGCATCAATGACTACAAGATCTTATCTACCTAAAGTATAATCAAACATTAAAGGCTCATCATAATTTATTAGATAACATTGATCCCATTTTGTTAGACGATATCGACAATTCAAATGAATGGCTGGTAAAAGATATTGGTGCTAACTTATAAAATACCAAAAATGAGCTtgtctttgatgatgacaatttgaTGTGGAGAGATGTAGCAAGATCTTTAGATGTTGGAAAAACGAAAGCATAAACAAGACAACTTGCGAAAATAAAGATGAATGCAAAAGCCCAAGCTTATCACTTGCAATTGTTAAAGATGAGGAAACTTGTTCAGATGAAGATGAATAAGAGAAGAGGGAAATAAATAAGCTAAAGAGAAGACACTGACAAGATTGCGAAtaaggatgatgagataaattttgatgataattgaTGTTAATCTCGTTTTCTTTTGTCATTTTTGTTATTAGATTCGAACAATATAATTTGGTTCTTTAAATGAATGTATTTTGAtgagttatttttattttagtgatcatatttatcaatcattatatatatatatatatatatatatgtgtgtgtgtgtatgtgtgtatatgtgcgtgtgtgtgtgtatatgtgtgtgtgtgtgtgtgtataatttttatattcggagcatctcgcttcgctcgagTGAGCGCTTAGTGCCTCGAGAATTTTGAAACCTTGGCACTTATTAGCACCTAGCGCTTTTAATTATACTACCCTTGCTTCTCTGTGGTAATCCATGCCAGCATAATTAAAgagaaaagaatgaaaaaaatGTCAATTGCTCTACCTAAAATACCCCAAATTTTACCTAAGGACCTGGATGTAAATACAGAAGTTACTGGGACTAAATTGTAAAAAGTGTGAAAAAAAGGTTTACACCCACCTCTTCCCACCGCCTCTCTCACAAGTAAAAGAGAGGTTGTGTGGGAGTGTGAGGGCGAGAAAGAAAGTGGAAACAAAGAAGGGAAGAAAGAtggaagagaggagaggaaatgAAGAAATGGGCTTAGACGtatagagaagagaaagaaagaaagagagaaagagggcaaaagaaataaaaagaggaaaatgtATTTAGGGGttccctttatttttttatttattttggtgACAACTTCTGGAGCTATAAAAAGAATGGTACTAAAAGGGTGACTCAAACTAGCCCTTCATCTTTGATTCTGTAGATCATATGCTGCACAACCTAATTCTGGCTTCATCTTTGATTCTGttgcattataaaattataacatgATAAGATCCATCATAATCTCCCTTGATTTTTTAACACAGCATATCAGGTTGTAACACCTATTAATCACAAGAAACAAACGATTCCTAATAAGTTTTGGTAAAATCTCAatttttcttgtttaatgaacttcaCTACACTTAGCGATTCTCAATTTATGATTCACAATCTCCAATATTGTTTGTACAACACAAAATGCATAGAAACCACGAATAAAGGGgccaaatcaatcaatcaatcaatcaagggGGGGAGGGGGAAAGAGAAACTCACCTGCAACGGCAACAAAGCAAGAGATATTTCCctttcttggatctctatctctcTCTGAAGCCCATCTATCATCTCCCGCCGCCATCCCTTCGCTGCTGCTCCTCCGCCTCGACCCTCTTCTTGCTGCCTTCGACGAGCTTGTCCAGGGCCTTCTGGACCGCGTCGCGGCCGCCGATGAGCAGCCGGGTGACGACCTCTGGATCGCGCTCGAAGCGCGCCTCCTCGAACTCGCGGCGGGCGTTCTCCCGGAGGACCTCTCGCCAGGGGACGCCGCGAGCATCCGACCAGGCGAAGAAGCGAGAGGCCCGGAGGACGTCGCGGTAGAGGGACAGCGCCTCCCGCCGCGTGCTCGTGAGCCTCCGCTGGGCCGCGAGCTCGTCGTCCTCGTCGTTGTCCTTGGGGCTCTTCTTGACGAGGTGGCGGTCGAGGAGCTCGTCAATCGTGTCGGGCCCTTCGTGGAGCGATCGCCAAGGGGATGGAAGTCTTGGCGAAAGTCCGCGCCGGATCACGGAAGAGAAACCCATGTTCGCTGTCCTTCTCATCCTTCAATAAGCACAGC includes:
- the LOC135612544 gene encoding uncharacterized protein LOC135612544; translated protein: MEKEAGLVAPKKKKVSMIPAKMVPPLPSATPEARKPAVVRSVTRDEIDKYWMTRRMIEEDHLLAAEKAAARIRAKALKEEDYRRFEESLKEMSNSAEEDEDGKEGDDEELQIGIKDWWTKSKFAYLNQPAIKSMGENATPKRPTSTYIPQHICFLDVSAAAQLYNSSSSSSFGGFLNQQCRMSTR
- the LOC103973648 gene encoding uncharacterized protein LOC103973648, producing the protein MRRTANMGFSSVIRRGLSPRLPSPWRSLHEGPDTIDELLDRHLVKKSPKDNDEDDELAAQRRLTSTRREALSLYRDVLRASRFFAWSDARGVPWREVLRENARREFEEARFERDPEVVTRLLIGGRDAVQKALDKLVEGSKKRVEAEEQQRRDGGGR